The window CACCGATCTCCATCTAAGTTTCATTATGAGCGCCGGGCGGCCATCAGAAGGTGCGGGTTGCATAAACTGGTGGGGTTTTGGTCCAGCTCGAGATCTCATCGGTACAGGTGAGTGAATTCCAATAAAAACGTGGGAAcacttttaaattctattttctTCACCTTACGATGAGCCAAGCCAATATGGTTAATTTTTCATCAGGTAATTTACAGAGATACTGACCCATCAATCTATCAAAATGTGTTTGTACTACGTATATAATACGttcacagaagaagaaaaacacatgGCAAACGCCAGCCGACGTTTTCTCCCCCAACTCTCGCGTGAACGTGAAAACAACAAGCAGGCGACAATTATGATAAAGctggaaaaatattatttgtgtttaacagcagaaaaaaatatacttgCCAGTTAGATAAATAAATCATCTGGGAAAGGCAATGTTGCAATGTTTTCCAGAGtaatttgtaatattttctgatattgcattgaaaataaacatattcTAGATGtttaaatagtattataaaCTAATTGATAgaataaaaagggaaattgcAGGTTGTGAACATTTAATGAGaagtatattttgttttaattgcatAATAAATGACTAATATAATCAATTACAAAATTACAGTAAATACTAGGCAGTTTACTATGGAATTGCTTTTTCAAGAAGTCCAATTTTCTCAGTTGGTTTAAATTCTATTTGTGCCAACACTTTTAACTTTATGTTATAATTTCAGGACCTGTTAGACATGAAGGAGAACTCAACATTTTGCTTGTCGGGAATGGAGACCCAAGACACCTTCTGAAGACCTTGGCCGGCCTTGGAGATGACAACATTCTAAACGTGAGCCTCTTATTTTTCAGGATAACCCAGAAAATGAGAAGCTAAACATCTTCATATGTGTCCATCTAGGTATGGTTGTTTGAAAACTGCATGGAGGTAGTGGCCAGACAGATGCTCCTGCTCTACATCACGCTGACTCCACCAGAAACGATGGGACTTAACGGTAGGTTAAGCGGGTTCTAACTCTTTGTTATGATCCCTAATCCCATTTAACGCAACCTTCCTCCACATTTAGAGAAGACGGAGATGTTCTTGGAGGTATTTGGGAACAGCCTAATTCGTAGTCAGACGGAAGACACGGTGAAACGTATAGCGTCGCAGCTCTTGCTGCACGTCAGTGACCTTCCGGATTCAGACGTGCACCCCTGTTTTAACACCACTCATCTCAAGGTTCTCGCTTGAGTGGAGATGCTTGAACATCTTGTCTGCAAAAAAACTGACTTCTCTAAATGTGTCTAGTTTAAGGAGCGCGATGAACTGGCCAGGATTTTTAAATCATGGATGCAACCCACATCTTCTTCCACAGCCCCTGTCTCCATAGCCAAAGCCTGGGATTACCGAGTCAGGCAGCACCTTGGGACACGCTACGACGCCAAAAGGGGCTGCTTTGACTGGGATCTTACTATGAAGCTATACGAGAAAGGGGTAATAACAATTAACAATAGGGGAGCTAGAATAGTACCTTTTTTTGGTATCCTAGTCCCTTCATAGCCATTGTTTTGTTGATATGCTCTTAAATTAATCCTAAAATGTTTTCCAATTTTAGACTGGAGATTTACCAATCCAGTGATCAAACTTgccaaacaaaatatttaacatttacagCTATTACAAGTGGACAAGAATCAAATGAGTTCATTTGTATGCCCCTAATCCACTAATATGAGGGTCCAGCTTTGTTCATTGACCACAAGAGGGCGCATCCATATTATTTTAGAATAACTGAAGATATTAACCATAttggaaaatacattaaaatggttTCATCTACAGGGTAGTGTTATTAACAAGCACCAGTATTTTCGATGGAGATTGAGCGGCCTGGCCTTTGAGCTGAGGGAAGGAGTCTACCAGAGCACCAACCCGAGCTTGCTGTCTTCTCGGGTCTTCAACCAGAGGGGGGACAAAGTGGCCATGAGGGGCTATTGGGGCGATATTGTGTCGAGTCCTTACCTCGCCTTCGGGATTGAAACTGAAGACGAGAGCCTGCTCAAGACACAGAATGGCCAACATGTGAAGGTAAAGGTGTATTCATCCATGATCAAGCCTCAGTggtcatccaatccatttgacttGTAATTTTGTCTTTGCAGACGGCACAAGATATTTCTTTCGCAAATATGCAAGTGCTATTCCAATCTTTGTACAGGAGACAAAAATGCACAACTACTCCTGAAGAGGAACCTCCATCCGCAAATATTGAACATCATTCTGTCCCTGTCAGCAGTAAGCGAAATCGCCAAAAACACTAACGGCAAAGATCTGTTCAGTCATTGGACATTGTTCCTATCTTTTTCAGAACTATCACATCTTAAAGGGGTTTCCATCAATTTCCTCCCTTTGGATTCCCTTCAGAAGCtgccagaaaaagagaaatatgCCCAATTCTTCAACGTCATTCACTTCTCGACTAGGTGACAAATCGAGTATTTTTTACTCTATTCCTCCATAACAATGAGCTTTAAAAAAACCCATTTTTAAACACAGCTGTCCTATTAGGCCTTATGGGATTAAAAACGTGGAGGCGCGTACCACGTAATCTGTCTGAAATCTTTCCGTTTGAATTGCAGCCAATAGATAGTGTTTGTCGTTCACCATGTTTTCTCTACTCTATTCGGTTTTAACGCTCTGAAGCTGCTCGCACCATTTGGGCCCGAAAATCCGTCAGATTGCAGCACCAGACGCTGTGCTTATCGTGGAGTTGGCCAAGTgagttcttttttaaatttaattattaaGTCTTGTCACCATGGTGACGACAGTAGAGTGTACATGGTACTGAAACTGTGGTTTGGGATCTTCAGGTACATTTTGGACCTGAATAAAGAGCAAGAAACTGGTTTCACTGAGCAAGTAACCCGCATGTGTCAAGAAGCGGGATTCCAACCATGTGACGGGGCAAACGGTGACGACCTTCATGCTGTTTTTCAACCACACCAGGACAAATAAGATGTCTCCATGGTTTTACTATTTCTATTTCATggcacattttgttttaaaagaagCGTGGGTTAACTTACCAACCAGTCAGAGTGTAAATTGTCAATGATGGCCAAATTCAAATGCAACGCTGCAATTTATTCCAAATGGGGCAACACTACAAATTTGCTGCTATGTtgccaaattcattttttttttttttacttgaaactGCCAGCTCACTTCCAGCGTCCTCCAACCATCCCCTTACCGTGGCTCTTTTTGCTGCTCGGAGAGAAGACAAAGATCCATGAGTATAGGGCAAGTACTCATATGATCAGTGCGATGTGTGGACTCACAACTTTTGCGCATGTTGGATTCTGTTCAGTAGAACGTTGATCTGTATGGagcaaaaggaaaataaatatttgaaaaggtGATGGTGAAATCCCTAGTTTGTTGTCACGTTGAAAAGATTCACCTCATATTTCTGCCTCTTCATCTTCTCCGATAAGTCGAATTTTTCTGACTCCAGCTGGAAGATGCACTCCCATATCTCGacggcttttttcctaaaagaaAATAACCTTATCGTTGAGGTGAAAGTGCATTATACTACCTGTGTGATGTTCGGATTGAAAGTGACCTGAGAGCATCCTCTCTCAGCTCATCGATGACCAGCGGCTGTTTCCTCTCTGAAAGTGTCATTTTCTTGATCTCCCTCGCTGTTTGCTTTTTGCCCCGCCTTTGCTCCACCTGGACCAGTTCAGACCGacatattttcaacaccgcttGTCATCATTGATGATGAATGTAGAAAATCACAGTGACAAAAGTGCTAAATGGATCAATAACCTTGGCCAAGAATCCTCCAAAATGTGCACCCATGTTAGACAgcactttcttcttcttggctTCATCTTCTGCCCTCTTCTtggcttcctcctcctccttcctctgCCTCTCCACCTGTAGACGCCAACATTAAAAGCTCACCCATTCATCTTTTCCAATGTGAAAAATGTCACGGTCAATTACCGCAATTTTGGTCTGTCTGTCACGCTCTTTTTCGGCCCTCACTCGCTGCTGCTCGGCCCTTTCTGCCCGCCGACTCTCCTgaggcacaagaagacaaatatGAATGTTTTATGTACAATGTatcataaaaatgacaataacaaaaaatgagtCTTACAATCCTCGATTTGAGTCCAATGagctcctcctcttcttttttcCTGTGCTCAAAGTGGACATCAATCAAGGTTTGGAGCTCCAGGAGGTCTTTTTCCATGCGCTTCCTATGAATATCCTGATGGCAAAGGAGAAATATATAACTTGTAGCAATCTGTCTACATGTGTTGCTTTAACATGTATATACCATTAATATTACTGTCAGTGATGGAGATTGGCATTAAGggcaaaaaatagtttaaaaaaaaaacgtacatcaAAGTCCACCCGTTCGCCTTCAGGGATCTTTGGGGGAGCGAGTTGTGTGGCAACTGGCctgtaaaatatgaattttaatcTTTAGCAGATATACATGCAAAGTTTAACAC is drawn from Stigmatopora nigra isolate UIUO_SnigA chromosome 18, RoL_Snig_1.1, whole genome shotgun sequence and contains these coding sequences:
- the dnaaf3l gene encoding dynein axonemal assembly factor 3, which encodes MSAGRPSEGAGCINWWGFGPARDLIGTGPVRHEGELNILLVGNGDPRHLLKTLAGLGDDNILNVWLFENCMEVVARQMLLLYITLTPPETMGLNEKTEMFLEVFGNSLIRSQTEDTVKRIASQLLLHVSDLPDSDVHPCFNTTHLKFKERDELARIFKSWMQPTSSSTAPVSIAKAWDYRVRQHLGTRYDAKRGCFDWDLTMKLYEKGGSVINKHQYFRWRLSGLAFELREGVYQSTNPSLLSSRVFNQRGDKVAMRGYWGDIVSSPYLAFGIETEDESLLKTQNGQHVKTAQDISFANMQVLFQSLYRRQKCTTTPEEEPPSANIEHHSVPVSKLSHLKGVSINFLPLDSLQKLPEKEKYAQFFNVIHFSTSCSHHLGPKIRQIAAPDAVLIVELAKYILDLNKEQETGFTEQVTRMCQEAGFQPCDGANGDDLHAVFQPHQDK
- the LOC144211885 gene encoding troponin T, slow skeletal muscle-like, coding for MSDLEEPGVHQEDEDEHGEGGERPKHKPVATQLAPPKIPEGERVDFDDIHRKRMEKDLLELQTLIDVHFEHRKKEEEELIGLKSRIESRRAERAEQQRVRAEKERDRQTKIAVERQRKEEEEAKKRAEDEAKKKKVLSNMGAHFGGFLAKVEQRRGKKQTAREIKKMTLSERKQPLVIDELREDALRKKAVEIWECIFQLESEKFDLSEKMKRQKYEINVLLNRIQHAQKFKKSHGKGMVGGRWK